In Marinibacterium anthonyi, the DNA window TGGCGTACCTCTACGGTCATGCTTCGCAGGGCGTTTCCCGACCCCGTGAAGCTCCCGGTGACCGGGACGACCTGATGAATGCCACGGGTGACCGCCACGGGAATGAGGTTCTTTGATCCGACGCTCCGGTTTGTAGGGTCGAACGCGACCCACCCGGCACCGGGAACGAACACTTCGGCCCAGGCATGGGTAGAACCCGCCCCTTCGGACCCGACAAGGCGCGTTTCGGGATCAAAGAGGTAGCCGGAAACGATGCGGGCCCCGAAGCTGAGCATGCGCGCGGCTTCGGCAAACAACACCGCAAAGTCACGGCATGAGCCCCAACCGCGGGAAAGTGTTTCCAGCGGCGACTGTGTCCCTTCCATCTCTCGCCCCTGATATGCGATCTGCGTCGACACCCCGTTGGCGATATCCTTGAGCAGAGACAACGTATCCGTGGGGCGCTTAAGGATGAAGGCTTCGACCCAGCTGGAAAACTTGCCGTCAGGGTCGGGATATTGTGGTGCCGTCAGGGCGCCGAGGTCGGCCCAATCGTCGCCTGAATAAAGGAAGGGAAAGCTGATTGCCTCCGCCGCTATGGCGAATACCGGCCAGACCGCGGCGGTCAGATCGACCGTGGCACGGCTTTCGATGATCAGATGGTCGCTCGGCTGATTAAACTGTGCCGTGGCGACCGCATTGCCCGCAACGTCATGGGCCCAGGTGATATCGGCATGGGGCGTGAGGGTGATCTCATGCGACACCAGCCGCAGGTCCCGGGCTTCGCGCGGGCGCAGCATCATCCGATGAGGTCCAAGCAGAACGGGTTCGCCGTAGCGGTATTCGGTCTTGTGATAGGTCGTCAGCGTGGTCACGTTAGGTGCCTTTCGGCTGCAATGCGGTCACCCGGCGTCGGGTCGCTTGAGTGGCGTCGGTTGGACAGGCGGTCAATCCGGCGGGATCGGGAGCGCAGAGCTGTCGATTCCGGCTGCCGTCTCGGTCGACACAAGGCGGCCGAGAGTCAGGTTCAGGTCGTGAGACCCGCCGTCGAGGGGCAGGAACACCACCGGCCCGGCCGTGATGGGGTGGCCATCCAGCGTGGCTCTCGGATGATCCGCTCTCTCGATCCGGATCCTGCACGACGTGCCCGCCACCCTCAGCGTCATGGAAAATCCCGGCCAGTCGGGTGGCATGGTGGGGGCGATCCGCAGACGGTCTCCGTCCTGGGTCACGCCGAGGATGCCTTCGATGGCCGCGCGGTGCATCCACGCGGCCGAGCCCGTGTAACCGCGTAGCGTCCATTCGACATGAGATGGGTGACCTGGGGGCCGCTCGGGCGGCCGGCAATCCGGCGGCCCCGGTCCGCTTCGGACGGCGTCGGACCGCCGGACCTGGCGTCCTCAAGCGGCGGCAAGGCGCGGTCGATATCGCGCGGCAGCCGTTCCTGGAGCAGCAGTTCGCTGGCATGGATCATCGGTTCATGGTGGAACCTCTGGCGCATCAGGCCGCCGGTCAGGGCGTTGGCGATGGCTACGATGGTCATCCCCTGATGATGCGCCATGTAGCTTTGCACCACGGCAACGCGGCGACCCGGCAGCACACGGTCGGGGGTAAAGTCGAGGGCTTCATAGAAGCCACAGAGCCCAAGGCCACCCATGGCCTCCAGGTCGTCGTAGTTCCGCCGTGCAGCACCGGGATCCAGCATCGCCGCCAGCCCGGTTGCATAGGGCGCGATCACCAGATCCCCGGCAAGCCCGCGCTTGAGCCCAAGTCCCGGAACACCGAAGGTGGAATACTGGTAGTTGAAATCCACATCCCGTGCGTTGAAGCCGGATTCCGAAATGCCCCAAGGGACGCCTTGCGCCCGTCCGTAGGCGATCTGTTTCTCGACGACCAGTCGACAGGTGTGACCCAGCTGACCGCCTTCGGGTTCTCGCATCACCAGTCCAGGCATCAGGTATTCGAACATCGAGCCGGCCCAGGAGACGAGAACGGCGCCGCCACGGGTTGCGGTGACCGTCCGCCCCAGGCGGAACCAGTGGCGCAGCGGCAGATCCTGTTTGGCGACGGCGAAGAGACTGGCCAGACGCGCCTCTGAGGCCAGGAGGTCATAGCAGGACGGATCGAGACTGCTCTCATGGACCGAGTAGCCAATGGACAGCAGCTTGCGCTCGGGGTCGAGCAGGAAGCCGAAATCCATGTCCACTGCGAGCCGGCGGGCCTGCACTCCCAGCCGATGCAATTCTGCGGCCAGAGCGGCATGGTCGGCCTCGGTTGACGCGGTATCTGTCGCGGCTTCGGCCAAGCCGTCGCGAAGCAAGGACAGCCATCGGGGCGCATGGGGGAGCATAGCCGCCGGCGGCGGAGTGGCGTGTTCGGCCTTGGCCGCCAGGCGTTGCAGGAAGGGCCAGTTCACTTCAGCCTGTTTCAGGCCATCGCGCAGCGATCCAATCGCCTCGGAGCAGGAGTCACTGAGCGGGGACTTTAACCGCTCTGCGTCACGCTCCACCAGGTCAAGAAGATCGGTCAGCCCCTGAGATCTCTGACGTGGCGTCGCGCCGGAATGGGCGGCCCAGTCCTCGCAGGCGTTGGCCAGTGCGATCAGGTGGCCGGCCAGATTGCCGCTGTCCACCGACGAGACATAGGGCGGGTCGAGAACCCTGCCGTCTCGCGTGTCGTACCAGTTGTAGAAATGCCCCTTTACCCGCGGCAGCGCTTGCATCGTGCCAAGGGTCGCGGCGATCCGGCTGGCCGCCTGACGCATGCCGATCCAGCCGAGATCGCAGGCTGTGACAGTCGACAGAAGGTAAAGCCCCATATTTGTGGGCGACGTGCGGTGCGCAAGCATCGCGTGTGGCTGCTCCTGAAAGTTGTCGGGGGGCAGATGGCTGTCTTCTGGCGTGACGAAGGTCTCGAAATAGTGCCATGTCCTGCGTGCGATCAGGCGCAATTCCTGGGCGTCTTGCGGGGTAAGGGCGGCGTCGGGTTGTGCGCGGGAAGGCTGACTGACCCGAAAGGCGATGAGCGGCGCGGCAAGCCAGAGGGCTGCAATGGGAAGGATCAGGGGGAGCGCACCGGGGGCGGCCAAGCCGGCCAGGCCTGTGGCTGACAGTCCCAGCAGGATCCCCGGCGCCATGGCACGGGAAAATCCCCGCAGATCGGGGCGCGGAGCGGCCGAGGCCGAGGCCGCCGTGGTCCATTCCAGGAGATGCCGCCGTGAAACCGTCAACCGCCAGAGTGTGCGGGCGATGGCATCGAGCGCGCGCCAGGCGGCGTCGGCGAGAAAGCTGACCGCCAGCCCGGTTTGCAGCACGGCAAGCGACAGGTCTTCCTGCATCAGGCGCAGGTGGTTGCCCATGTGAAGGCGGCGCTGATGCGGAACGGCGGAAAGGGCTGCGTGTAGGAAAGCGGGCAGGCTCATGGCGACCAGCGCCAGAGCCGTCGCCAGCAAGGCCGCCGGGCCAGGCAGAAGCCACCCCAGTGTCAGCAGGATAAGCGTAGCCGGGGCCAACAACGAGCGGCGCAGTGTATCCAGCACCTTGACCCGTCCCAGCGCGCCCAGCCCGCCTTCCTGGCCAAGCCAGGGCAGCAGTTGCCAGTCGCCGCGACACCAGCGATGGATGCGCCGCGCAGCGAGGTCCTGTCGGTCGGGGAAGGACTCGATCAGTTCCACGTCCGAGACGAGCCCGGCCCGGGCGAAGATGCCTTCAAGCAGGTCATGGCTGAGAAGAGCGTTTTCGGGCACGCGCCCGGCCATCGCCGCCTGGAAGACATCGACGTCGTAGATACCCTTGCCGGTAAAGGAGCCCTCGCCGAAGAGATCCTGATAGACGTCCGACGCAGCAGCAGCATATGGATCCATCCCGCCCGGACCCGAGGTCGCGCGCTGAAATGCCGTGCCGTGCCGTTCCGGTGTCAGGGCGGGGGTGATCCTCGGCTGTAGAATGGCGTGACCGGCACTGACCCGGCTGAGGGCCGTATCGAAGATCGGCTGGTTCAGCGGGTGCGCCATCTTGCCGATCAGCCGCAAGGCCGCGTCACGCGGCATCCGGGTGTCGGAATCGAGCGTCAGGACGTAGCGCACACCGGGGGGCACGGCTGGCACATGACCCTCTGCCGTGCGGTAGTCGGTATCATCGGCACCGCGCAACAGACGGTTGAGCTCGTGCAGCTTGCCGCGTTTGCGCTCCCATCCCATCCAAATCTGTTCGGCGGCGTTGTAACGGCGGTCACGATGCAGGTGCAGAAAGCGGGCACCGGCGGGACCCGCGCCGTAGACCTGGTTCAGTCGGGCAACCTCGACGTCGATCAACGCGACAAGTGGCGCATCCTCCGGCATGTCCTGTCCGGGGGCGTCCAGCCCGTCGGTCAGGATTGCAAAAGTCACGTCTCCTTGGGCGCCGGACAGATAATGGACTTCCAGCCCTTCGAGTTGTTCGGTCAGCTCTGCGCCATTTGTCAGCATTGTCGGCACAACCACGAGCGTGCGCAGCGAAGACGGCACGCCGCTCTCAAGCGCCAGTCCCGGCAGTGCCGTGGCAGGTACGGCCCAGGCCACCATGCGATCAACGATAGGTTGAGCGACGGCGCTGGCCGGGATGACCGCTGCGAGGAGCCAGAGCGCAAGCATGGTCCATGACGCGGATGGGCCGGAAAGAGCCACCAGACTCCATGCGCTCAGCGCGAGCAGCCCAAGAGTGACACAAAGAATGCTGCCAAGGTATCCTGCGAGAACGGGCCGGACCTGCGGGCGATGCCATCCCCTATATCGATAGCCGATCTGGCGTTCGAACGCCTCCCGGCCCTCGGCGAGGAGATGCCAGCCCGGATCGCTTCTCCGCAGGATTTCCGGCTCGGAAATCCGGTCGCCATCCGCTTCCGGCGCAGCCACCGCCGTCGCCAGCACCTGCTCGGCCAGATCCAATTCGCTGTAGTCACTGTGACGAGCGAGATCCTCGAGGGCATCGCGATAGAGGTTGCGGCTGGCGAAATCCATCGCCGAAAATCCCGGATGCTCCCGCAACTTCGCATCGACCAGGCTGACACTTTCAAAGAGCTCTGGCCAGTCCGTCTCAGCGATCGTGCGCAGGCTGGTGATGACGTTTCGAACCGTGACGTTCGAGGCGCCCTGACGCTCCTGTGCATGCCGGACCGCCAGGTCGACATTCGACCCCTGCTTGGCCAGCCGATCCTCCAGCCAGCCGATGGCCGGTGTTGTGACAGGGTCGCAATCACGTAGCCGCTTCGCCAACTGCGCAGCAAAGATCTCAGAAAGTGGCTCGGACGCGCCAATATCTGCAGGGATCCCGATCTCGGTCTGGCCGGCCTCCAGGAGCCGATCCGCAAGGGCATCCGCCGACAGGCGCATCCTGTGACCGAAGGTGATCTGGTCGGCCAGCCGCCGCAGGTTTTCCAGAAGGACGAGGCGGAGCGTTATCGGAACCGCCCAGAGCTCTCCTATTGTTAGGGGCTGGACCTGCTGATAGGCGCGCAGAAAGCGGGACAGTGCGGGGGCGTCGAGATGGCTGTCCGTATGGGCGACATAGGCCCAGATCAGTTCGAACACTCGCGGATAACCGTGAAACGGCCCTTGGGCAAGTTTCGGCAGAAGCTTGTAGTAGCTGGGCGGCAAATCCGTACGGCAGTCGCGCACCTGCGCCTCGACCCTGTGAAAATTGTCCACCAGCCATTGGGCGGCGGGGACAATAGGTTTTCCCGACGCCAACTCTGAGAGACAGGCCTTGCGAGCGGCCCTCAGAGCCGTCGCATTGTCGTCCAGTCGCTGGCGCAGTGATGCGACACGCGGTGAAGAGGCGCAGATACGCTGCACCTCGGCCAGGCTGGCGGCGTGTTGCTCCAGCCTTTCGATACCGAAAAGCTCCGCGCGCACCGGCGCGACGCTCTTCCAGGGTGAGGTGCGGGTGCCGCGGAGGTTGAGTTGAGGTAGCGTCCAGGCCCTCATGCTAGAATCCTGTCGGCAAGCTGGCAATTCTGTCGACTTGCCGCATGGATGCACGCTCTGCGGCCAGGCCCAGGCGATCACACAAGAAGAGTTGGGTCAGGCCTTTTTCCCCTTTGGCTTTGTGTCGATCGTCAGGCCCTTGCTGAAGGAGGGCGCCGGAACCGGTTCAGCCTTCTTCTGCTTGGGCTTCTTGTCTTCTCGGCCGCGACGGCTTTTGCCCTTCGCCATGGTGTTCTCCTAAGTGCTTTGTGTACGTGGAAAATTCTCTCGCCTCGACGAGGCGAAGACCGCATGCGTCGCGGGCCAGGATTCCGAGGGCCGCGCAGGTCCGCAGCGGTGCAATTTAGGAGTATCGCCGAGGTCGGCCGCTTCCATGCTGATCCAGATCAGCGTTCAACGAGGAGTTTTTCTGCTGCGTGTTCCTCTCGCAGCGAGACCGGTCGTCAGTCGTGCAGAAGCACTGGAGGCGGGCCGGGGTATTGGAAACATGTCGCGTCCGCACTGGCCCGGTTTGCCTCCGGCGGACGGTCGTCACGATCACTGCGGCCGATTTTGTTCCCGGGCCCTGGCCTCACTCTATGCCTTCGCGGGCATGCAGAGCCATGTACAACTGATGTTCACAGTCATGATTAGTACTCCGGTCTTTGTGAAGCATGACATCGGTATCCCCAACGCCACCTACTGCCTCAATGATCATCTCCGTGGTGGCGAGCTCAGATGAGGGGTTCGCTGAAGTGCGCCAAGTGCTTGGGGCATGATCTCTGTCACCTTATCGGGCAGTGGACGCTGGCCGGAAAACTGTTCAGGCTCTGCTTTAATGATTGAAATGGTGTTCGTGTAAAATAGTGTGACTGAAATAGTGTGACTGAAGGGGGAGGGGCGATAGTGTCTTCATTACTCAAGTTTTTCCGAATTACATTCTTTCTTTTTGTCTACTTCATCTTTTGCATGATCGTGGTGGTCACAGTCCTCCAGGGGTGGCCGGTGGGTGGCCAAATGTTGTTCGCATTCGGTGCTCCTATCATTTTGGTCTGGTGGCAAGAAAAGCGGAGATCGCGGAAAGTCGCTGCAAAAGCGCCAGCCGGGCAAAGTTCCGAAACTCGAACATCGCGGCCTGAGTCGGTGCCGCGCCCAAGTGCCTACGACAAGCGTA includes these proteins:
- a CDS encoding hypothetical protein (Bacterial transglutaminase-like N-terminal region) — translated: MTTLTTYHKTEYRYGEPVLLGPHRMMLRPREARDLRLVSHEITLTPHADITWAHDVAGNAVATAQFNQPSDHLIIESRATVDLTAAVWPVFAIAAEAISFPFLYSGDDWADLGALTAPQYPDPDGKFSSWVEAFILKRPTDTLSLLKDIANGVSTQIAYQGREMEGTQSPLETLSRGWGSCRDFAVLFAEAARMLSFGARIVSGYLFDPETRLVGSEGAGSTHAWAEVFVPGAGWVAFDPTNRSVGSKNLIPVAVTRGIHQVVPVTGSFTGSGNALRSMTVEVRHMVIAY
- a CDS encoding Cellobiose phosphorylase gives rise to the protein MHRAAIEGILGVTQDGDRLRIAPTMPPDWPGFSMTLRVAGTSCRIRIERADHPRATLDGHPITAGPVVFLPLDGGSHDLNLTLGRLVSTETAAGIDSSALPIPPD
- a CDS encoding Cellobiose phosphorylase — protein: MRAWTLPQLNLRGTRTSPWKSVAPVRAELFGIERLEQHAASLAEVQRICASSPRVASLRQRLDDNATALRAARKACLSELASGKPIVPAAQWLVDNFHRVEAQVRDCRTDLPPSYYKLLPKLAQGPFHGYPRVFELIWAYVAHTDSHLDAPALSRFLRAYQQVQPLTIGELWAVPITLRLVLLENLRRLADQITFGHRMRLSADALADRLLEAGQTEIGIPADIGASEPLSEIFAAQLAKRLRDCDPVTTPAIGWLEDRLAKQGSNVDLAVRHAQERQGASNVTVRNVITSLRTIAETDWPELFESVSLVDAKLREHPGFSAMDFASRNLYRDALEDLARHSDYSELDLAEQVLATAVAAPEADGDRISEPEILRRSDPGWHLLAEGREAFERQIGYRYRGWHRPQVRPVLAGYLGSILCVTLGLLALSAWSLVALSGPSASWTMLALWLLAAVIPASAVAQPIVDRMVAWAVPATALPGLALESGVPSSLRTLVVVPTMLTNGAELTEQLEGLEVHYLSGAQGDVTFAILTDGLDAPGQDMPEDAPLVALIDVEVARLNQVYGAGPAGARFLHLHRDRRYNAAEQIWMGWERKRGKLHELNRLLRGADDTDYRTAEGHVPAVPPGVRYVLTLDSDTRMPRDAALRLIGKMAHPLNQPIFDTALSRVSAGHAILQPRITPALTPERHGTAFQRATSGPGGMDPYAAAASDVYQDLFGEGSFTGKGIYDVDVFQAAMAGRVPENALLSHDLLEGIFARAGLVSDVELIESFPDRQDLAARRIHRWCRGDWQLLPWLGQEGGLGALGRVKVLDTLRRSLLAPATLILLTLGWLLPGPAALLATALALVAMSLPAFLHAALSAVPHQRRLHMGNHLRLMQEDLSLAVLQTGLAVSFLADAAWRALDAIARTLWRLTVSRRHLLEWTTAASASAAPRPDLRGFSRAMAPGILLGLSATGLAGLAAPGALPLILPIAALWLAAPLIAFRVSQPSRAQPDAALTPQDAQELRLIARRTWHYFETFVTPEDSHLPPDNFQEQPHAMLAHRTSPTNMGLYLLSTVTACDLGWIGMRQAASRIAATLGTMQALPRVKGHFYNWYDTRDGRVLDPPYVSSVDSGNLAGHLIALANACEDWAAHSGATPRQRSQGLTDLLDLVERDAERLKSPLSDSCSEAIGSLRDGLKQAEVNWPFLQRLAAKAEHATPPPAAMLPHAPRWLSLLRDGLAEAATDTASTEADHAALAAELHRLGVQARRLAVDMDFGFLLDPERKLLSIGYSVHESSLDPSCYDLLASEARLASLFAVAKQDLPLRHWFRLGRTVTATRGGAVLVSWAGSMFEYLMPGLVMREPEGGQLGHTCRLVVEKQIAYGRAQGVPWGISESGFNARDVDFNYQYSTFGVPGLGLKRGLAGDLVIAPYATGLAAMLDPGAARRNYDDLEAMGGLGLCGFYEALDFTPDRVLPGRRVAVVQSYMAHHQGMTIVAIANALTGGLMRQRFHHEPMIHASELLLQERLPRDIDRALPPLEDARSGGPTPSEADRGRRIAGRPSGPQVTHLMSNGRYAVTRARPRGCTARPSKASSA